The Tachysurus vachellii isolate PV-2020 chromosome 25, HZAU_Pvac_v1, whole genome shotgun sequence genomic sequence cgatgggttggcactccgtccagggtgtatcctgccttgatgcccgatgatgcctgagatagacacaggctccccgtgacccgaggtagttcagatatgtggtagaaaatgagtgagtgagtgagagagtaatatATTTTTCCTGAAAATGTGTCATAGactttttgtaaacatttaacatttttttgttactttaaATGTATAGAGCAGACACAGCATTATTTTTTACTATGTTAACTAGCTAAGCAGTTACAGAGCTAGTCAAaggtagctagctagctatatgCCTTTATGCATCTGCCACATAGTCAGCAAACTTCACATTGCTACTCATATCTATTCAGAGAGAGCAGATGAGTCAAACCTTTGCCATGTTTGTACTTAGCTCCATATTTAACTAGGAGATTGAAACAGTGAAACATATGTTATACAAATGAAGTGCAGGATAAGATAATACTGTTTCTccactttattatatttagatttaaatgagTCACTCTATGCTCATAGaccaaaaaacacagcaaacgCTCAAAAGGATCATCTACATCCAAAGCCTGTGAAACTCTAGCTGCGTTGTCTCAGAGGGGAGTTTACATTACATCAGAAAAAGACAAtaacatatttaacatttaaacataattaatatACTATAGACAAAGATGAACAAAGGTAgctgtttactgtatatacaacgTTGCTATATGACATATGAcatgacaaaaaacacaaagttaGAGATGAGTCAAATACGAACAGTAAACAAGTCTATCAGTCTTATTTTCACACTTCATATGTAACTCTGAAAATGAAATAGATTCGAAATGCTTCTTCAATGATGTTCAAAGCTGTACTTCAGCCAAACACAAAATGCCAAAAAGACATTACAAAATTATGTGTAATTGATGTGCAAGTCATTTAGTGTTTGATGGCTACAATGCAAAATGTCTTTAGTGAGGTATAATTGACGGAAGGTTACAACTACCGGTAGAAATTGTTTATAGAaaacttctaaaaaaaataaagcctttAAAAACTCCCTGATAAGTTAATAATCATGGTTCGAACAGACAGTTAgttaaattaaacaataaccCTTGATGGCTTTATCTCTGCAAGTCTTTACAGGAACTTGGGTAAGAAATCCAGTCTGACAGTCATTTGAATACAAAAGTTGTGACTACATTCAGAGTTCCGAACTGTTATGGGATATCCTCAACAAACCTGTTCATGACGTGGAAAAGATGATGTAGGTAAAATGGAATGCCAAAAACATCCCAAATGACACATATTCAAACTTCAGAACAATGTGTACAAGTCTTAAGAGCCACCCATGTTGGCTAATTACGAAGTCTTCACTACGACAGCATTCTTTTCATGTGCTCATTCCATTCTCATACGCTAATGTTTTGCTTTCCACGGTTGGGCATTAACCATTGTTTTAACTAAAATCATTCGACTAATTTACAGTCAGGCAATTACTTCTGCCTTGtcaaacaggaaacaaatcaaaaaatacaaaacatacattctcataattatataaataatgttggTTGGAAGTTTGGCTGCTTCCTGAGCTACACTATGTGACTGGAAGTATGTGAATACCTGATAATCACACCTATAGCTGGGCCTTCTTCATACTATTGCCAAAAACATGTAAAacgtttaaaatatatttgtaggCTGTAGCATTAAAGAAGTCTTTTGACTGGAACTAAGGTTCAAACCTTTTCCAGAATGACAGTGTTGCCATGCACAAAGCAAAGACATAGATTTACAAAACTGGAGTTGAATAACTCAAGTGGCCTGCACCGAGCTCTCACCTGAACCCCGAAGAACATCTTCAGGATGAACTGAAATGCCATATGTGCACCAggactacacactatacatctGTACCTCACCTCATTAAGCCAGTTGTAGCTGGCCATGATGTATATTTCAGTCACACTGCAAAacttaaacaatatattttgcaGAAATATGTAAATCAGTTCCTACTGTTTCATCACATTCTACACAAACGTTACTTCACAACACAGCTTAGAGTTCCGAAGTGAGTGGTTTACATTCTTCATTAACAACATGGTTGTAAATGGCTAAAAAATTCTTTTCAAACCAGCACTGAGTCAGAGGCAATGTTTAAGAAAAATTATACTATCCTTGGATTTGCACCATCCATCCACCTAAAAAGATTTCTTCAAGATCTAATGGTGAGTCTTCTATGTCCTCTTCTGGCTCAGCAAATTCATGTAGCTCACTGTTGGGTACAGTGCAGTTTGTATCATTCAGCAGGGGATCTGGTAGGATTACCGGTACCCAGTTTTCTCTGTAGTTTGATGTACAGTCAGACAATAGAATTTTGGAAAGTGTGGGAAACTGCAAGCAGGTCTGAGGGACCCCGTTTGGAAGGTAGACTTTCCTGTATTCAGGCATTGAGTCATTGTCTGTCCAGTCTGAATTATCTGCAGAGTCGAGATTTGTCAACAAAAGAGTCCTTTCTCCAGCTGGTGAGGACCTTGGCACAAGAGGCACAAGCTCTGAACTGttgcttacatttaaatctaTTGGCTGAAATGTTAAGTTGGAGAACAGCAGTTTCCCGTTGGTGCCACGTGAAACTGGCAGCACTAAAAGCTCACTGCTAGAGACTGGCTCTATAATTCCCAGGCCTTCGTCTGGTTCTGCATGATGAATGACCTTAAATAGATCCTCTTCTGTGCAAGATGACAATCCAGGGCTGATGGAGTCTCCGTTCCCACTGTCAGTAGCACAGCTGGATACCTCCTCTCGATCCTGGGGTGCTACCACACCCACAACCATACTATAACTTGTGCAGGATGCCTCACTCTGGTTCCTAACTGCTGCTACCTGTTCATTACTGTAAGAATGACAGTGCCAGTCCTGGTCATGGTAGTCTTGGGCTGCATAACCAACAGTTATGTTTACAGCCTTTATCTTCTCTGGCATATCAGATGAGGCTAGTTCAGGCTTGATGGTATTCCATGGAGATTCAGTGTATACTTTCATTGTGGTTATCTTTACATTAGGATCTGGGTTGAAGTAAGGAGTGGTGTTCTTCGACATGATCTGttacagagaagaagaagagaaaatctGTATAAATTTGCTGTTTAGTCCACTTCAGTGGCCAATTTTTAATACCGGTCTATCATTTTAAATTGGCAATGACATTCTTTGTTTATAGTTTGTTGAGTTTTTCAACTTTGGATCAACTGCATCTGTGACATGAGGGAAAGTTCTTATCTTATAAAAGAACCCCGATGTACAGGTTATGTGTAACCAAGATTGGGctattatttaatgttgtttagTATTGAGGAGTTATAGATGTATATAGAAAATGCATATaaggtgtaattatatttggcccgcgagatcatatcaaatgtgcattacagctggctagccgcatgctccgctaatactacaaatcccagaatgccttgccactgtatttaAGCGCCCCCATTCTCTGTTGAtagtcgttaacaaccatgctacagtcacatcgggcaagttaactccaccctccacaaaaatggccaaacgaaagatggacaataggagctttcaagacagatgggaggcagattatctgttcacgaatataaaggacagacctgtttgtcttgtgtgctaacggagctaacgtgtctgtaaccaaagaatattacataagaagacactagtcgaaaagttggatttttattgaatgaaattattatttttagttgttttgttgttgaggcatcatttatttatttatttaaataagaaatgaacaccactgatatgtcttttatttcaaatgtaatttcttatgtgtttgtaatatcaagctctggttgttccaaatcctgtcttcaagcaaaactaaagtttgtttccataaaaaagaaaaggttgaacattaaatatcagttgcagttcattattcaataaatattcagtttggcccgtgactttatctcagttttatattttggcccactgtgacaATTTGACTTtgacacccctggtctagacTATTAAAAGACACCATCCTGTGGTAGCGAACAATATAAAGTtaatttttattccattttaatataaatcaatTTAACCATCTGCTTAAGATGAATCTCAATACGATGAACATTACCCTTGGAAATAACGATGTGTCTTTTCACTTAAATTTGAAAATCTGAATATGGCCAACAGCCAATGTAGCTCatagtaaagtaaatgcatccttttaaaaaatgcacaaataagGCGATTTTTTTCCTGTATTGGCTTGTAGATTGATAGAAAGTTATAAACCTTGGTAAAAGTTTTGTTAAGAGTTTCTCCCATGTCTATCTCGCTCTTGAATGCACTATTATAAGATATTTTAAGTGCTTATTGACAGAACTGTACTGCCCTTGGAAATTCCATTTCTCGCTACAGGAACTaagtctgaatttttttttttttaaaaaacacatacagcacataATCAGTGTATAgagatttgattaaaaaaacaaaaccattaaaCTATTGCTTTAATAATGTAAAGTGAAATTGTAACAAGAACAGAATCAATAAAGCCAATAAAAAGATCATGCAAATTGGCAGCAATCCAAAACCTGGAACAAAGGTGCGTGTGAGCAAGGCACATTCCTCCCTAACctctccctacacacacacacacacacactcacacacacacacacacacacacacacacacacacacacacacgatattaCAGCTTGTCAGTGCCAGGAACAgtgaagaagagaaaggaaTATTCATAGTACAGTTTCCTGATAGAGGAAGAACTACAGTAAGAGTGTCTTACCAGTGTCTCAGGGAGTTTCCTCTTTCTTGTGACATACTGATAGCAGAAAATCAGAGGCAAGATGATCAGGAGGAAAAGTACCACTAATGCTGACCAGATGAATATAGAAATCCAGGGCTTGTCTGCAACTGAAGACAAAATATTTAACCTAAACCCCTACTGTATGTCAAGACACTGTAAAACTCAGATTTTAGGACAAGCTCAAAAATTATAAGGCTTTGATATTATAGTTTAATTTTGATAACgtttaaaaatgacacaattcCTGGAAAGGGTAACTTTCTAGACGTGTGtgaaacatttctaaacttGTAACTGGTTTTAAAAGACATACAGAGTTTTTCCAGAGTAAACAGAAACTGTTCTCACCTGGTAAAGTCTGACAGAAGCTGATGTTTTCACTCTGGAGCTTTTTGTAGGGATGTGTGAGCTCATACAACACAATGCCACAGTACTCTGTGTTCATGGTTAAATGACTCAGTGTAATGATGCCAGACGTGTTCCTATATACCTGGAAAGAGATATAAGACACATGATAATAAAACATATCTGTTGGAGCAACTTTGTATGctatatattgaatattttagtcTGAAATGACAACATGTTTTAAAAGCAAGACCCTGAAGGAATCaatgataaaaacaaattttACTTAAGTTAAGGGCCCAACACGCAGTTTGGCAGTACTGGGGTTTGAAACCTTGACCATCTGATCAGTAACCTGAGCTATAACTGCTGAGCCATGACTGTGCTAATAAGTATCCATTGTAACGTACTATAAAAATGTTCTCAACAGGATTAAAATGGAATATAAACAAAGATATAGTCACTATGTTACGGATATGCAACTAGATGTTACCTTTCCAGCTTCAGACTCCGGGTGTGTGAGATTGACAATGTAGTTAACAGATGATATTCCAGACTCCTGGCACCTTTCCCAACAGCTGATCTCCCTAATTGAGCGGTTCTGAGGCCCCATGGGTGTTGTGATGGTTACGGTGAGAGTGGACCTGGCCGTTATCACGGACAGCTTCGGTGCTTCTAGAATGGCTGATAAGAAAAGaacaagaaggaaaaagaaagcaaaaagtaAGAAAGCGTGATAAGGAAATGAATGTCATGAGATCTAAGAGAGTTATGAATACACTctctctatactgtatatactatatactctACAGAgagttacttcctgttttatagataatcaattaatataaaatcttAGGTTATGAAAGACAACAAAATTTCAAtgttaatatacaatataagtTTTTTATCTTAACGGCCTTACTTTTTTCTAATGGAACGAACTGCATGAATTCGCCTAGGCATATCTCGTCAGCCATGATCTTGCCGTAATATTTAGAGCGGACGTCCGTCATCACGGAGCTGAGAGCACAGAAAGTTTCAGAAATATTCTGGCATCCATTCATCATCCTGGGTCGGTCTCCATATCTATACAGAGCGGAATCATTACATCAGTGATGACAgtgatatttttatatctatagctacatttaatatattaaactgACCACAGTACAGTTGGTATTCACACCGGTATCTCATTTCCACCAGGAAAAAATTACTTTTGCATAAAACTTATTAtgaagtgctgacactggagactccttcccaaaatatctctctctcaaacCCACCACCGACTACGTTTTCCAGAACACACCATAGTCTTATAATATGGCTGCCTAAGACTAGAAGGAGAAGATAACgttatttttgttaatttgcatatccattttttctttgcatatccaaCTTTGggtcccaacagtggcagcttggcggtgCCAGGGTATGAACCCCGAACCACGAAGCTTCAGTCACCTGATTAattatacacacctgtacacaatcacaaaaacacacacaccgtatataCTGCACAGTAAAGGTCTTACAAACATTTACTCACTGCTTTTATTTGCCTGCTTTTATCAAACTGTGTATTCGCACGCCCTGTTATTCTAGTTTTGACCCTGTttgtttatcatttgtaattCTGCTTCCATTGTTGAAGTTTGCTAATCTCCTGACCTCTGCCTGTTCTTGGATTAAGTTTTACGTCTGTTTTTACGTATTTGTCCTCCGGTTTCTTCAATAAAATTTCATCCTGCATTTACATCCATTTCAGCAAGTTTCCTTATCTGACCCATATTAAGTGcacattttttaatctgtttatgtgtCATGCCATAAATGTCACAGTGACAAATATATATCGACACTTTTAAACCAAAAGGAATAGAGAATTCCACAGCATTGTGCTATACATGCATTTGAAAAATCATCACTGGTAACTCTTGAGAAACGGACCCTTACTGTAACTGGGTCTTTAGTTAATCCAAAAATTGAGTGATGTGAGAGATAATGTTGGAAAGCACCACTAAGCTGCATATCACTATATCGGTGTTAGATATCAAAAACATATTCTTGCACGCTGAATTCATCCTGTACTATGTAGATAAAAAGCTTTGGAGATTATGTTACACTTTAATCGCTGCTTGTTATTGAAAGAGGAAAAGACCAAATTACAACATTCCCAAGGGTCCCAAACTGCACCTTGGAATGACTGATCCGACTGTACCGGTTGTGCTCAGCTTCTTGTGAAAGGCTGATTATTACTTAATGAGATCAGGCAGGTGGAttgaaaaagaaggaaagactGTAATCTGAGAAGGAATTATGAGCTATTAGCTTCTGATAAAGGAGACAACCAtagagtgatgtacaaaaggTTGAGTAAGTGCTGCTCCGTGTTGGATTAAAAGCTGAAACATCCATATTGAGAGTAAAAGTCAGAAATCAAAGGTACAGCGGCAGATTATAGAGAAGGTATAGAGAAGATTTAATTGACAGGTTGGACTTTCATATTTTTCTTGTCAGTTCTTTGGATTACAAAAGCCAAACTTCATTGCCATGATTTTAAATGCCAAAGAGAGTTCTTTGGAAAGAACTGGCTTGAATAGAAAGGAAAGAATGGTAGGATAAACAACAAAAGAACACGTGTTCAAGCTTCACATCCCCAAAAAGAATTAAACGCCTCACCATGTAAAGCTGAACAAAGACGAATCACTTAAGTGCACAATCAACCTTCATTGAAAAACTAAAGAATTTTAGTTAGTGGAAATCTTCTTGACTTTTTCAAGCTGAAGGTGAAGCGAGAAATAATTACATTCCAAAACAATGTAGTCATGGACAGAATTGTGATCAATTATGTAAGCATTTCAAAGATAGTACGATGGCTGATAAAAGAGGCCAAAGAGCCGGTCATGAGGTCGCGGGTAATGATCACAGATTCAGAATACCAACAAGTCTCAATGGGAACAGAAGCACAACAATGGATCACTCCATAAAGTACGAGTTAACACACCTGAATTTAATTATAGCACCAAAACTATGAACAAAACTAGGTTGGTCAAATTATATTAAGGTGCTGGGAAAGGTTTACAGATTTCCAGTCTTGTTTTGCAAGGCCACACCTTTAACTAAAATCCCTTCATACATCATGTCTAAAGCTTCACTTTCTTCAAAATTAACTCTTTGTAAATTCCCATATTCTCTACAAGTGATGAAATTTCTGCATGTGGTACTTTCCTATCTTCACTCATTTTTCAACAAGTTCTACACAAGAGTTTTTCGTGGGTGGACTGGTACAATGTGTGACTCTGGAGTTCTTAGTGGGTTCTGCTTTGTGTTAGATAACCAGACCCAGAAATCATGATCTAACAAGCTGAAgcaatgagaagaaaaaaacaaaacaccccAACTATTCACCAGGATTTAAGGAAGAAGTATGAGGGTCCCTTTACACTCACATGTTATATTTGACACTGTAGCGAACTTCTCGGCCTGGGATTTTCACTTCATCCCAACGGATTGTGCTGTGAAAATTGCGAGACTCGAAATACACCTTTGTCATATTGCAGCTGTCGCACCACGAGCCTACAgacaaaaaaggagaaaaaatgaCAATTCGATTTAATCAGAGAGAACTGAAACTTTAAAATTGCAAGGACCCAAATCCAGAATGTAGTTACTTAAAAAGCTacagaaaaattatatattaagtgTAGAGTTTAAATGGTGGTTAtgaattaaatagatttataagCATCAAAAACAGCAAGATAGAAATAACACATGCAATATTTTTGCAGTCAT encodes the following:
- the ifnlr1 gene encoding interferon lambda receptor 1 gives rise to the protein MDLDTWPLRVLLLLVWCSGSWCDSCNMTKVYFESRNFHSTIRWDEVKIPGREVRYSVKYNIYGDRPRMMNGCQNISETFCALSSVMTDVRSKYYGKIMADEICLGEFMQFVPLEKTILEAPKLSVITARSTLTVTITTPMGPQNRSIREISCWERCQESGISSVNYIVNLTHPESEAGKVYRNTSGIITLSHLTMNTEYCGIVLYELTHPYKKLQSENISFCQTLPVADKPWISIFIWSALVVLFLLIILPLIFCYQYVTRKRKLPETLIMSKNTTPYFNPDPNVKITTMKVYTESPWNTIKPELASSDMPEKIKAVNITVGYAAQDYHDQDWHCHSYSNEQVAAVRNQSEASCTSYSMVVGVVAPQDREEVSSCATDSGNGDSISPGLSSCTEEDLFKVIHHAEPDEGLGIIEPVSSSELLVLPVSRGTNGKLLFSNLTFQPIDLNVSNSSELVPLVPRSSPAGERTLLLTNLDSADNSDWTDNDSMPEYRKVYLPNGVPQTCLQFPTLSKILLSDCTSNYRENWVPVILPDPLLNDTNCTVPNSELHEFAEPEEDIEDSPLDLEEIFLGGWMVQIQG